Proteins co-encoded in one Diaminobutyricimonas sp. LJ205 genomic window:
- a CDS encoding ABC transporter ATP-binding protein: MTLSVENMSIHFDNIPVVRNVTFALKPGGSTALIGESGSGKSLTGLAIMGLLPENMHVAGGRAILGDTDLLALAEPELVKMRGPRVAMIFQDTLSALNPVHTIGRQLVECLRLHGGPSGAAARRRAIELLDMVRIPDPETRLRAYPHQLSGGQRQRVVIAMALACEPEVLIADEPTTALDVRVQAEIISLLKSITRETGTSLLLITHDLPVASRLCDEVLVMYGGRIVEAGRIDSTLVHPFHPYTAGLVAATPSDDWGNGRLVRLPTIPGHVPPLNGFPSGCPFRDRCTSADELCSEMPATRVLSSGRSDGSARHVACWHDLSEVGL, from the coding sequence ATGACTCTGTCCGTCGAGAATATGTCGATTCACTTCGATAACATCCCGGTTGTCCGGAACGTAACGTTCGCGCTTAAACCGGGCGGGTCAACCGCGCTGATTGGGGAGTCCGGCTCAGGAAAGAGCCTTACCGGCCTTGCGATAATGGGGTTGCTTCCGGAGAACATGCACGTGGCTGGCGGGCGAGCCATCCTCGGTGACACCGACTTGCTGGCACTGGCTGAACCAGAACTCGTGAAGATGCGCGGTCCGCGGGTCGCGATGATCTTTCAAGACACTCTAAGTGCTCTGAACCCGGTGCACACGATCGGTCGGCAGCTTGTCGAATGCTTGCGCCTTCATGGTGGACCGTCCGGGGCTGCGGCAAGGCGTCGCGCGATCGAGCTCCTCGACATGGTACGTATTCCGGACCCGGAGACCCGACTCCGCGCTTACCCACACCAGCTCTCGGGCGGCCAACGCCAGCGGGTCGTCATCGCGATGGCGCTTGCCTGCGAGCCGGAGGTCTTGATAGCAGACGAGCCCACAACTGCTTTGGACGTGCGAGTCCAGGCTGAAATCATATCGTTGCTCAAATCGATCACGCGCGAGACGGGTACCTCGCTCCTTCTCATTACGCATGACTTGCCCGTCGCGTCTCGGTTGTGTGACGAGGTCTTGGTTATGTATGGGGGGCGCATCGTTGAGGCCGGTCGGATCGATTCCACATTAGTTCACCCCTTTCATCCGTACACCGCGGGGCTGGTGGCCGCGACGCCATCTGATGATTGGGGCAACGGTCGGCTCGTGAGATTGCCGACCATTCCAGGGCACGTTCCGCCACTGAACGGCTTTCCAAGCGGATGTCCGTTCCGCGACCGATGCACGTCTGCGGACGAGCTATGCAGTGAGATGCCCGCCACGCGTGTGCTTTCGTCGGGGCGCTCTGACGGGTCCGCTCGC
- a CDS encoding ABC transporter permease: MSILRLRVLPDASVQIPGARRKPWNLIIGAALVGLIVSGALLSYLWTPYDPTAMWAGQALEGPSVNHILGTDNFGRDVLSRLMFGARSALLVGVLTVTVAMLIGIPLGGLAAARGGWVDEVLMRISDVIFALPAVVLAILLITITGPGLLAAMVAIGIAYTPIVARTTRGAAMQVLERGFVAAARTYGRKSIFIYVRHALPNISAVITVQATVLFAYALLAEAGLSYLGLGAQPPTPSWGAMLREGQTFASIAPGLAIWPGLAIMGGVMGFNLLGDGLRDRFDPRMRRNKR, translated from the coding sequence ATGAGCATCCTGCGCTTGCGCGTTCTTCCTGACGCTTCAGTCCAGATTCCTGGTGCCCGCCGCAAGCCGTGGAACCTCATCATCGGAGCCGCGCTAGTGGGGCTGATTGTTTCCGGCGCACTGCTCTCGTACCTCTGGACCCCGTACGACCCTACTGCCATGTGGGCGGGACAGGCGTTGGAAGGTCCGAGCGTGAACCACATCCTTGGAACGGACAATTTCGGGCGGGACGTCCTTAGTCGGCTAATGTTCGGCGCTCGAAGCGCGCTTCTGGTCGGGGTTCTGACTGTCACGGTTGCGATGCTGATTGGGATCCCATTAGGCGGGCTCGCAGCGGCTAGGGGTGGGTGGGTCGATGAGGTCTTGATGCGCATAAGCGACGTGATATTCGCGCTGCCAGCCGTCGTTCTGGCGATCCTCCTCATCACCATTACTGGGCCGGGTCTCCTCGCGGCCATGGTTGCGATTGGTATTGCGTACACTCCGATCGTCGCTCGCACGACTCGTGGCGCCGCGATGCAAGTACTTGAGAGGGGTTTCGTGGCGGCCGCGCGAACCTACGGTCGAAAGTCGATCTTCATTTACGTCAGGCATGCCCTACCCAACATCAGTGCGGTGATCACGGTCCAAGCAACCGTCCTGTTTGCATACGCGTTGCTGGCGGAGGCTGGTCTGTCCTACCTGGGGCTGGGTGCGCAACCCCCTACGCCGTCGTGGGGAGCGATGCTACGCGAAGGGCAAACGTTTGCCAGCATAGCGCCGGGACTGGCGATTTGGCCGGGACTGGCGATCATGGGCGGTGTCATGGGTTTTAACCTTTTGGGGGACGGGTTGAGAGACCGCTTCGATCCACGGATGAGGAGGAACAAGCGATGA
- a CDS encoding ABC transporter permease, which yields MIIYVVRRVGILVGTLLLASAVIFAVLNVLPGSAAHAILGSEATDESVAALEAQLGLDQPALMRYVEWIGGLIRGDMGVSYISGFSVAASAERALAVTAPLAVLALLGTIIIGVPLGILAGAYHGRLADHLISALTQLGIAVPAFWAGLMFVTFFAVRLGWLPSGGYVPFGESPIDWLRSLILPVLALALAQGAVLTRYVRSSILETMRSDYIRTARAKGLTRLGALWRHGLQNASIPLVTVLGLELAALIGGTIVVEAVFFLPGLGSLILSSVLARDVIVVQSIVMLIAATILIVNFLVDISYRLLDPRLRHGARA from the coding sequence ATGATCATATATGTCGTGAGGCGGGTAGGGATTCTCGTCGGCACCCTCCTTCTCGCGTCCGCCGTCATCTTTGCGGTTCTCAACGTTCTTCCCGGTAGTGCGGCGCACGCCATCCTTGGTTCGGAGGCAACCGACGAGTCTGTCGCGGCTCTCGAGGCACAACTCGGTCTCGACCAACCGGCTCTTATGAGGTACGTGGAGTGGATCGGTGGTCTTATCCGGGGGGACATGGGGGTCTCGTACATTTCCGGCTTTAGTGTGGCGGCGTCCGCCGAGCGGGCTTTGGCCGTGACCGCGCCACTGGCTGTTCTCGCGCTTCTCGGCACGATCATCATCGGAGTCCCCCTGGGAATCCTGGCTGGCGCATATCACGGGCGACTCGCAGACCACCTGATCAGCGCGCTAACTCAGCTAGGTATCGCTGTTCCGGCGTTCTGGGCCGGCCTGATGTTCGTCACGTTCTTCGCCGTTCGTCTCGGGTGGCTCCCATCAGGGGGCTACGTACCCTTTGGCGAGAGCCCGATCGACTGGCTCAGGTCGCTCATCCTGCCAGTGCTTGCTCTCGCCCTGGCCCAGGGGGCGGTGCTCACCCGGTACGTTCGATCATCGATCCTCGAGACGATGCGATCGGATTACATAAGAACAGCACGAGCGAAAGGACTGACCCGTCTTGGCGCTCTGTGGCGTCACGGACTTCAGAATGCGTCTATCCCTTTGGTGACCGTGCTGGGACTGGAGCTCGCCGCCTTGATCGGGGGAACGATCGTCGTCGAGGCAGTCTTCTTCCTACCGGGGCTGGGTTCGCTTATCCTAAGTTCCGTCCTTGCTCGGGACGTCATCGTCGTCCAGTCGATCGTCATGCTGATCGCAGCAACCATCCTGATCGTGAATTTCCTCGTTGACATCAGCTACCGGCTACTCGATCCTCGGCTCCGGCATGGAGCGCGCGCATGA
- a CDS encoding CaiB/BaiF CoA-transferase family protein — protein sequence MTSSPLPLSGIRVVSMEQYIAGPYCTSILASLGAEVLKIENPRKGGDPRRAYTPQRGGLSSGFASYNRGKRSVAVDLDAPADVARLKALISEADVLVSNLRPGVLHKRGIGADRLRAEHPALIISEISGFGTTGGPYGDWPAFDSVIQAMSGLSSLLTPRDGDRPALAPMSTTDIQAGTWAALGILAALVRRAVTPDGVHIDAAMYDITVASLERPLALLEFGMESNSAGSDSQSPVGTFRAIGGWVAIVVPTDEMWRRCCTAIDREDLHNDPRLGTIEDRAALMDSIIIPALENWAIENRLDERECAAQLRAYGQPAGPVQTIEEVRTCPQLASRAFFEPLVGGPSGENGAPIALARFPLLFDGEPLRSGQVPQLGEYNPSEADQSMEA from the coding sequence ATGACTTCTTCGCCTCTGCCCCTCAGCGGCATTCGCGTGGTCTCAATGGAGCAATATATCGCGGGGCCATACTGCACTAGCATTCTCGCTAGTCTCGGCGCCGAAGTACTTAAGATCGAGAACCCCCGCAAGGGCGGAGATCCTCGCCGCGCATACACCCCTCAACGCGGAGGCCTCAGCAGCGGCTTCGCGAGTTATAACCGCGGCAAGCGTTCGGTGGCTGTCGACCTCGACGCGCCCGCTGATGTCGCGCGGCTGAAGGCGCTCATCAGCGAGGCTGACGTCCTCGTCTCCAATCTGCGCCCTGGCGTGCTACACAAGCGAGGAATCGGTGCGGATCGACTGCGAGCGGAACATCCGGCTCTGATTATCTCGGAAATTTCTGGTTTTGGCACGACGGGCGGCCCATATGGCGACTGGCCCGCTTTCGACTCCGTCATCCAGGCTATGAGCGGGTTAAGTAGCCTTCTGACACCACGTGATGGGGACCGGCCGGCCCTCGCACCAATGTCGACGACGGACATCCAGGCTGGCACATGGGCGGCGTTGGGGATTCTCGCGGCGCTCGTTCGTCGCGCGGTGACACCTGACGGGGTCCATATCGACGCGGCAATGTATGACATCACCGTGGCATCACTCGAGCGTCCACTCGCGCTCCTCGAGTTCGGCATGGAGAGCAATTCGGCCGGATCAGACTCCCAGAGTCCCGTCGGCACCTTTCGCGCGATCGGCGGATGGGTGGCAATCGTGGTGCCCACGGACGAGATGTGGCGCCGCTGCTGCACTGCCATCGACCGCGAAGATCTACATAACGATCCGCGGCTTGGAACGATCGAAGATCGGGCGGCCTTGATGGACTCGATCATCATTCCCGCATTGGAGAACTGGGCCATCGAGAACCGGCTCGACGAGCGTGAGTGTGCCGCGCAACTGAGAGCGTATGGCCAACCGGCGGGACCGGTTCAGACGATCGAGGAGGTCCGCACGTGCCCGCAGCTGGCCTCTCGAGCCTTCTTTGAGCCGCTTGTCGGCGGACCGAGTGGGGAAAACGGCGCTCCCATCGCACTTGCGCGCTTCCCCTTGCTCTTCGATGGCGAGCCGCTTCGCTCTGGACAAGTACCTCAGTTGGGCGAATACAACCCCTCCGAAGCCGATCAATCGATGGAGGCATGA
- a CDS encoding TetR/AcrR family transcriptional regulator produces the protein MRSAAKLFAERGFAAVSTVDLGDAVGMSGPALYNYFPSKESLLAELLIDASERLLNGCQSILADTDNPDEALTLLIKFHLEFATADPDIIRIQDRELPQLAVDVSHRVRRLQRQYVQTWDEVLRQLRPALDDDERQTRLLATFGLLNSTPHSAQGTEGRAGPILAGMARRALLD, from the coding sequence ATGCGTTCAGCGGCGAAGTTGTTCGCCGAGCGTGGCTTCGCCGCGGTGTCCACCGTCGACTTGGGCGACGCGGTCGGCATGAGCGGCCCCGCCCTTTATAACTACTTCCCGAGCAAGGAATCGCTGCTCGCGGAGTTGCTGATCGACGCCAGCGAACGGCTCCTGAATGGATGTCAATCGATCCTCGCGGACACCGATAACCCCGATGAGGCACTGACGCTGCTCATCAAGTTTCACCTGGAGTTCGCTACCGCTGACCCCGACATCATCCGGATCCAGGATCGCGAACTCCCTCAACTCGCGGTGGACGTGAGTCACCGCGTACGCCGGCTACAGCGCCAGTACGTCCAGACGTGGGACGAGGTGCTCAGGCAGCTGCGGCCAGCCCTCGATGACGATGAGCGTCAGACGCGACTTCTCGCGACCTTCGGTCTTCTAAACTCCACGCCGCACAGCGCGCAGGGGACCGAAGGACGCGCGGGTCCGATTCTCGCGGGCATGGCCCGCCGGGCGTTGCTCGACTGA
- a CDS encoding helix-turn-helix domain-containing protein: protein MSHDLVNASTGHRQKVSKPEVLIKAVTVLGFSYGQTAKRYGVSKTLVHRLHHRWLEEGDQAFQARSSRPKTQPARTPDSVRDRVLQLREHLTRDGLDAGADTIHTHLTAEGHQLSRATVWRILKRAGRITPQPQKRPRSSYIRFNADRPNQMWQSDFTHWTCADGTEVEIIGWLDDHSRFLLHLSAHHRVTGKTVTDTFTHTATATASATATATRPPRSPRTATTTPRDTPAAARDAAAETPSKPSSPWKASPRKTVAPTDPPPKARSNASGRP from the coding sequence ATGTCGCACGACCTTGTGAACGCCTCGACCGGGCACCGTCAGAAGGTGAGCAAACCGGAAGTCCTGATCAAGGCGGTCACCGTCCTCGGCTTCAGCTATGGCCAGACCGCGAAACGCTACGGCGTGTCCAAGACCCTGGTGCACCGCCTGCACCACCGCTGGCTCGAGGAAGGCGACCAAGCATTCCAAGCACGGTCCTCCCGGCCGAAGACACAACCCGCGCGGACACCCGATTCAGTTCGCGACCGAGTGCTGCAGCTGCGTGAGCATCTCACCAGAGATGGCCTGGACGCCGGCGCCGACACCATCCACACCCACCTCACCGCCGAGGGCCACCAGCTCAGCCGCGCCACCGTCTGGCGGATCCTGAAACGCGCCGGCCGGATCACCCCGCAACCGCAGAAACGTCCACGCAGCTCCTACATCCGCTTCAACGCCGACCGCCCCAACCAGATGTGGCAATCCGACTTCACCCACTGGACCTGCGCCGACGGCACCGAGGTCGAGATCATCGGCTGGCTCGACGACCACTCCCGGTTCCTGCTACACCTGTCCGCCCACCACCGGGTCACCGGGAAGACCGTCACCGACACCTTCACCCACACCGCCACCGCCACCGCCTCCGCCACCGCCACGGCTACCCGACCTCCACGCTCACCGAGAACGGCAACGACTACACCACGAGATACGCCCGCGGCGGCCAGGGACGCGGCGGCCGAAACGCCTTCGAAACCCTCCTCGCCCTGGAAGGCATCACCCAGAAAAACGGTCGCCCCTACCGACCCACCACCCAAGGCAAGATCGAACGCTTCTGGCAGACCCTGA